The Lactobacillus acidophilus DNA segment ATTGCGAAAAGCGCAATAGAGGTGGAATAAAATGACCAATCAAACTAATTTAGCTCAAAAAATTACCAATTATCGAGAAGCTCAAGATATGACACAAGCTGAATTGGCAGATAAAAGTGGAATTGAGCGAACCGCTCTTAATAAGATAGAAAAAGGAACTAGAAAAGTATCTAGTGATGAATTAAAAGCTATAGCATTAGCACTCAATATTTCTGCTGATACCTTACTGGACTTAAATGGCTCAGAACTAACTTGGGCCGATTTAGGTATGCCTTATGGTGGAGAAATACCGGATGAATTAAAGGATACCTATGCTGATATAGCACGTGGTTACTTCAAACGTCATCCTGAGTATCTAAATAAGAATTAAAAAGTATGATTAGATCTTTTGATGAACTTAGCATAGAAAATAAAGAAAATTATGACAGGCTTATAAAGTATCTAATGAATGCTGTAATGTTCGATTACAAAATAGGTGTTGAATTTTCTAATCGCCTTCCTCCTTTTGCACCACCTCTTAGTTATAATCGCGTA contains these protein-coding regions:
- a CDS encoding helix-turn-helix domain-containing protein; translation: MTNQTNLAQKITNYREAQDMTQAELADKSGIERTALNKIEKGTRKVSSDELKAIALALNISADTLLDLNGSELTWADLGMPYGGEIPDELKDTYADIARGYFKRHPEYLNKN